A part of Propioniciclava coleopterorum genomic DNA contains:
- a CDS encoding YceD family protein, translated as MATRSVDPRSELVFDIHEFGHQPGGSKEIVRDVPAPEGLGNDVIGVPTKSPIHLDVRFEGVGDGVLATGVAEVQLRGECARCLTEITAEAEIDLQELFLFPGIDPDDVEASRVEGELIDLEPVLRDAAVLDLPFIPLCREDCAGLCPTCGVNLNDDPDHDHGEAIDPRWASLAGWADDTQN; from the coding sequence ATGGCAACTCGTTCGGTCGACCCCCGGTCTGAACTCGTCTTCGATATCCACGAATTCGGGCATCAGCCGGGTGGAAGCAAAGAAATTGTCCGCGACGTCCCCGCCCCTGAGGGCCTCGGCAACGACGTGATCGGAGTGCCGACCAAGTCTCCGATCCACCTCGACGTTCGGTTCGAGGGGGTGGGCGACGGGGTTCTGGCCACCGGCGTCGCTGAGGTTCAGCTGCGCGGGGAGTGCGCTCGGTGCCTGACCGAGATCACGGCGGAGGCCGAGATCGACCTGCAGGAACTGTTCCTCTTCCCGGGCATCGATCCCGACGACGTCGAGGCCAGCCGGGTCGAGGGAGAGTTGATCGACCTCGAGCCGGTCCTGCGGGACGCGGCGGTGCTCGACCTGCCGTTCATCCCGTTGTGCCGGGAGGATTGCGCCGGGCTGTGCCCCACCTGCGGGGTCAACCTGAACGACGATCCCGACCACGACCATGGCGAGGCGATCGACCCCCGGTGGGCGTCCCTGGCCGGCTGGGCTGACGACACCCAGAACTGA
- the rpmF gene encoding 50S ribosomal protein L32, whose product MAVPKRKMSRSNTRSRRAQWKTSAPTLVTCANPACKGKHLPHTACPDCGQYGPRAARRQVIEQ is encoded by the coding sequence GTGGCTGTTCCCAAGCGGAAGATGTCCCGCAGCAACACGCGGTCCCGCCGTGCGCAGTGGAAGACGTCTGCGCCGACGCTGGTGACCTGCGCGAACCCGGCCTGCAAGGGCAAGCACCTGCCCCACACGGCGTGCCCGGACTGCGGCCAGTACGGCCCGCGTGCGGCCCGCCGCCAAGTCATCGAGCAGTGA
- the rnc gene encoding ribonuclease III, whose product MNAADGRVHELFSQLGIDTDPQLVELALTHRSWAFEHGGAPHNERLEFLGDAVLGVVVTEHLYRTFPDQPEGWLAKMRAAVVNTYALADVARGLDLGAQLRLGKGEQQTGGADKDSILADATEALIAAVFLSSGRDAAERFVHALMDPVVAAASADARATDWKTALQELAASRGLGVPRYEHTASGPDHDKRFEAVAVIGDVRHAGFTARSKKLAEQGAAELAHRDLSAGD is encoded by the coding sequence ATGAACGCGGCCGACGGCCGCGTCCATGAGCTCTTCTCACAGCTGGGGATCGACACCGATCCCCAGCTTGTCGAGCTTGCCCTGACCCATCGCTCCTGGGCGTTCGAGCACGGCGGCGCGCCCCACAACGAGCGGCTCGAGTTCCTCGGTGACGCCGTGCTGGGCGTCGTCGTGACCGAGCACCTGTACCGCACCTTCCCCGACCAGCCCGAGGGCTGGCTGGCGAAGATGCGCGCCGCCGTGGTCAACACGTACGCGCTGGCCGACGTCGCGCGCGGTCTCGACTTGGGCGCGCAGCTGCGCCTGGGCAAGGGCGAGCAGCAGACCGGCGGCGCCGACAAGGACTCGATCCTCGCGGACGCGACCGAGGCGCTGATCGCCGCGGTGTTCCTGTCGTCCGGCCGGGACGCCGCCGAACGGTTCGTCCACGCGCTGATGGACCCCGTCGTGGCCGCGGCGTCGGCCGACGCGCGCGCCACCGACTGGAAGACGGCCCTGCAGGAGCTCGCGGCCTCCCGCGGACTGGGGGTGCCCCGCTACGAGCACACCGCGTCCGGGCCCGACCACGACAAGCGCTTCGAGGCCGTCGCGGTGATCGGGGACGTCCGGCACGCCGGCTTCACCGCCCGCTCCAAGAAGCTCGCCGAGCAGGGGGCCGCCGAACTCGCCCACCGGGACCTGTCGGCGGGCGACTGA
- the mutM gene encoding bifunctional DNA-formamidopyrimidine glycosylase/DNA-(apurinic or apyrimidinic site) lyase — protein sequence MPELPEVEVVRRGLEPALVGRRIDAVTVLHPRPVRRHAAGPDDFAATLVGRGFDVPRRRGKFLWLPFDDGDALVAHLGMSGQFRLDAPGAPLQRHARVLVDLDDGVQLRFVDQRMFGGLSLARGGAELPDEVAHIARDLLDPELDRPALAARIASKASAIKRVLLDQTVVSGIGNIYADEALWAAQLNGQTPANRLAAADIEAVLDAARAVMTAALAQGGTSFDALYVNVNGESGYFDRTLEAYGREDLPCSRCGASIVREPFANRSSFRCPACQPAIERTLAP from the coding sequence ATGCCCGAACTGCCCGAGGTCGAGGTCGTCCGGCGCGGCCTCGAGCCGGCGCTGGTGGGCCGCCGCATCGACGCGGTGACGGTGCTGCACCCGCGTCCCGTCCGCCGGCACGCCGCCGGCCCCGACGACTTCGCCGCGACGCTGGTCGGCCGCGGCTTCGACGTCCCGCGGCGGCGCGGCAAGTTCCTGTGGCTGCCCTTCGACGACGGCGACGCCCTGGTCGCCCACCTCGGGATGAGCGGCCAGTTCCGCCTGGACGCCCCCGGCGCCCCGCTGCAGCGGCACGCCCGCGTCCTGGTCGACCTCGACGACGGCGTCCAGCTCCGCTTCGTGGACCAGCGGATGTTCGGCGGCCTGTCGCTGGCCCGCGGGGGCGCCGAACTGCCCGACGAGGTGGCGCACATCGCCCGCGACCTGCTCGACCCGGAGCTGGACCGGCCCGCGCTGGCCGCGCGCATCGCGTCCAAGGCCAGCGCGATCAAGCGCGTCCTGCTCGACCAGACGGTCGTCTCGGGCATCGGGAACATCTACGCCGACGAGGCGCTGTGGGCCGCCCAGCTCAACGGTCAGACGCCCGCCAACCGGCTGGCGGCCGCCGACATCGAGGCCGTGCTGGACGCCGCCCGCGCCGTCATGACCGCGGCGCTCGCCCAGGGCGGCACGTCGTTCGACGCGCTGTATGTGAACGTCAACGGCGAATCGGGCTACTTCGACCGTACGCTGGAGGCTTACGGGCGCGAGGACCTTCCCTGCTCCCGGTGCGGCGCGTCGATCGTGCGGGAACCGTTCGCCAACCGCAGTTCGTTCCGCTGCCCGGCCTGCCAGCCGGCGATCGAGAGGACCCTCGCGCCGTGA
- a CDS encoding GtrA family protein: MSTSPDSFLRRYGHVVGQFIKFGLVGGAGVVVNMVVAVIMNKLNGGTVNAQDILFPIPGTSFNFRFTTLVWIVAFLVANLFNFQLNRHWTFRGGVGRAPWLHEFGPFLAVGSAAALAGIFIKVGFTNPTSPIYLPEPWFHEDTGLQSREYWAQLITIVITMPINFVVNKLWTFRAVRRRHAAASSPSVDSTHPGS, from the coding sequence GTGAGCACCTCGCCCGACTCGTTCCTTCGCCGCTACGGCCACGTCGTGGGCCAGTTCATCAAGTTCGGGCTGGTCGGCGGCGCGGGCGTCGTCGTGAACATGGTCGTGGCCGTCATCATGAACAAGCTCAACGGCGGCACGGTCAACGCGCAGGACATCCTGTTCCCGATCCCCGGGACGTCGTTCAACTTCCGGTTCACCACGCTGGTCTGGATCGTGGCGTTCCTGGTGGCGAACCTGTTCAACTTCCAGCTCAACCGGCACTGGACCTTCCGCGGCGGGGTCGGCCGGGCGCCGTGGCTGCACGAGTTCGGGCCGTTCCTGGCCGTCGGCAGCGCCGCCGCGCTGGCGGGCATCTTCATCAAGGTCGGCTTCACCAACCCCACCTCGCCCATCTACCTGCCCGAGCCGTGGTTCCACGAGGACACCGGGCTGCAGTCACGGGAGTACTGGGCGCAGCTCATCACGATCGTCATCACGATGCCCATCAACTTCGTGGTCAACAAGCTCTGGACGTTCCGCGCGGTCCGCCGCCGACACGCCGCGGCGTCCTCCCCGAGCGTGGATTCGACCCACCCGGGTTCGTAA
- the smc gene encoding chromosome segregation protein SMC has product MYLKSLTLRGFKSFASATTLHFEPGITCIVGPNGSGKSNVVDALSWVMGEQGVKSLRGGKMEDVIFAGTAGRAPLGRAEVSLTIDNTDGALPIEYTEVTISRTMFRSGGSDYAINGAPARLLDVQELLSDSGIGREMHVIVGQGQLDSILQATPEVRRGFIEEAAGVLKHRKRKEKALRKLDSTQVNLDRLVDLIGEIRRQLKPLGRQAEVARKAAVVQAELRDAKARVLADDYVMASLALESDLAAEAELKQRRLALEEALEAARDAETAAEQAVRDVAPELARAQETWYALAGLRERISSTRSIAAERVRHAGSATVDERRGRDPEAIEAEAAGIQESERALAEEVRVRAEALAAASAARAESERAHAEAEKAYAAQLRAIADRREGLARLAGDVNSLTSRTEAADAEIARLRSAGDEARARAEQARRRYTSLETEIGAVTDGEAGLDDAYERAETARVRLTEDADGLKASEQEALQRRAALSARLDGLRLGLERRDGSGALLAASDELGGVLGSVGALVRVEPGYETAVAAALGGAAESVAVAGLDAAVAAFGRLKDDDLGRAGLLLAGAQPDADRDAWPALPGGAAYAADLVRAEAGLQPALTRLLRKVAVVDDLAAARSLIDAAPDLSAVTRDGDLVSAWFASGGSSAKPSLMEIEAAVEEAEDALETAQAEVERLGFARAAAAAKLAEAMKASEAALARLHESDAQYSALAEQLGQLNQAARNALAEADRQDAAIARAEEARSANAARLAELTQRLETAKATTDLTEADPRERDELALAAAKSRQVEMDARLALRTDEERARALAGRAESLLRAARTERAAREQAAAKRERLRREGEVARAAALACEWLLSRVDASQALAGAERKRADERRIEADRHVHDARQRSRDLARQFEGIVDVAHRDELARAEQRMRIASLAEKALDELGLDPEVLTAEYGPDQPVPVLTDADGGALDPDGEQPEPVPFVRADQEKRLRRAQRNLDLLGRVNPLALEEFEAMSERHRFLAEQLDDLKRTRADLLGIIADVDARVEEVFAQAYADVEEAFEFTFSRLFPGGEGRLILTDPGNWLTTGVDVEARPAGKKVKRLSLLSGGERSLVAVAFLTALFRARPSPFYILDEVEAALDDTNLGRLLGIYEELRENSQMLVITHQKRTMEIADALYGVTMRDEGISTVISQRLRADEAS; this is encoded by the coding sequence GTGTACCTGAAGTCCCTCACGCTGCGCGGGTTCAAGTCGTTCGCCTCGGCGACGACGCTGCACTTCGAGCCGGGCATCACCTGCATCGTCGGGCCGAACGGCTCCGGCAAATCCAATGTGGTGGACGCGCTCAGCTGGGTGATGGGGGAGCAGGGCGTCAAGTCGCTGCGCGGCGGCAAGATGGAGGACGTCATCTTCGCCGGCACCGCCGGCCGCGCGCCCCTGGGCCGCGCCGAGGTGAGCCTGACCATCGACAACACCGACGGCGCGCTGCCGATCGAGTACACCGAGGTCACCATCAGCCGGACCATGTTCCGCTCGGGCGGCTCCGACTACGCCATCAACGGCGCCCCGGCGCGGCTGCTGGACGTACAGGAACTCCTGTCGGACTCCGGCATCGGGCGCGAGATGCACGTGATCGTCGGGCAGGGCCAGCTCGACTCGATCCTGCAGGCCACCCCCGAGGTGCGGCGCGGCTTCATCGAGGAGGCCGCCGGCGTGCTGAAGCACCGCAAGCGCAAGGAGAAGGCGCTGCGCAAGCTCGACTCGACCCAGGTCAACCTCGACCGGCTCGTCGACCTGATCGGAGAGATCCGGCGCCAGCTCAAGCCGCTGGGGCGGCAGGCCGAGGTCGCGCGCAAGGCCGCGGTCGTCCAGGCAGAGCTTCGGGACGCCAAGGCGCGAGTCCTGGCCGACGACTACGTGATGGCCTCGCTGGCGCTGGAGTCGGACCTGGCCGCCGAGGCCGAGCTCAAGCAGCGCCGCCTCGCGCTGGAGGAGGCCCTCGAGGCGGCCCGGGACGCCGAGACGGCCGCCGAACAGGCCGTGCGGGACGTCGCGCCGGAGCTCGCGCGCGCCCAGGAGACCTGGTACGCGCTCGCCGGCCTGCGCGAGCGCATCTCCAGCACCCGGTCGATCGCCGCCGAACGCGTGCGGCACGCCGGCAGCGCCACCGTCGACGAGCGCCGCGGACGCGACCCCGAAGCCATCGAGGCAGAGGCCGCCGGCATCCAGGAATCGGAGCGGGCGCTGGCCGAGGAGGTGCGCGTCCGCGCCGAGGCGCTGGCCGCGGCGAGCGCCGCCCGCGCCGAGAGCGAGCGGGCGCACGCCGAGGCCGAGAAGGCCTACGCGGCCCAGCTGCGCGCGATCGCCGACCGCCGGGAGGGCCTGGCGCGGCTGGCCGGCGACGTGAACTCCCTCACCTCGCGCACCGAGGCGGCCGACGCCGAGATCGCGCGGCTGCGGAGCGCCGGCGACGAGGCGCGCGCCCGCGCCGAGCAGGCGCGTCGGCGCTACACGTCCCTGGAGACCGAGATCGGGGCCGTCACCGACGGTGAGGCCGGACTGGACGACGCCTACGAGCGGGCCGAGACCGCCCGCGTCCGGCTCACCGAGGACGCCGACGGACTCAAGGCGTCCGAGCAGGAGGCACTGCAGCGCCGCGCGGCGCTGTCCGCGCGGCTGGACGGCCTGCGGCTCGGCCTGGAGCGCCGCGACGGCTCGGGGGCGCTGCTGGCGGCGTCCGACGAACTGGGCGGCGTGCTGGGCTCGGTCGGCGCGCTGGTCCGCGTCGAGCCCGGCTACGAGACCGCGGTCGCCGCGGCGCTCGGCGGGGCCGCGGAGTCCGTGGCCGTCGCCGGCCTGGACGCGGCCGTGGCCGCCTTCGGGCGGCTCAAGGACGACGACCTGGGGCGCGCCGGCCTGCTGCTCGCGGGCGCGCAGCCGGACGCCGACCGCGACGCCTGGCCCGCGCTGCCCGGCGGCGCCGCCTACGCCGCCGACCTGGTGCGCGCCGAGGCGGGCCTGCAGCCGGCCCTGACCCGGCTGCTCCGCAAGGTCGCCGTCGTGGACGACCTGGCCGCCGCGCGGTCCCTGATCGATGCGGCCCCCGACCTGAGCGCGGTCACGCGCGACGGGGACCTGGTCTCGGCGTGGTTCGCGTCCGGGGGATCCTCGGCCAAGCCGAGCCTGATGGAGATCGAGGCGGCCGTCGAGGAGGCCGAGGACGCCCTGGAGACGGCCCAGGCCGAGGTGGAGCGGCTCGGCTTCGCCCGCGCCGCGGCCGCCGCGAAGCTCGCCGAGGCGATGAAGGCGTCCGAGGCGGCGCTCGCGCGGCTGCACGAGTCGGACGCCCAGTACTCCGCGCTCGCCGAGCAGTTGGGGCAGCTGAACCAGGCCGCCCGCAACGCGCTGGCCGAGGCCGACCGCCAGGACGCGGCCATCGCGCGCGCCGAGGAGGCCAGGTCCGCGAACGCGGCGAGGCTCGCCGAGCTCACCCAGCGCCTGGAGACGGCCAAGGCCACCACCGACCTCACCGAGGCCGACCCGCGCGAGCGCGACGAACTGGCGCTGGCGGCGGCGAAGTCCCGGCAGGTCGAGATGGACGCGCGGCTGGCGCTGCGCACCGACGAGGAGCGCGCCCGCGCCCTGGCCGGACGCGCCGAGTCGCTGCTGCGCGCCGCACGCACCGAGCGCGCCGCCCGGGAGCAGGCGGCCGCGAAGCGGGAGCGGCTGCGCCGCGAGGGCGAGGTCGCCCGGGCCGCGGCGCTGGCCTGCGAGTGGCTGCTCAGCCGGGTGGACGCCTCGCAGGCGCTCGCGGGCGCCGAGCGCAAGCGCGCCGACGAGCGCCGCATCGAGGCCGACCGCCACGTCCACGACGCCCGCCAGCGCAGCCGCGACCTGGCCCGCCAGTTCGAGGGCATCGTCGACGTCGCCCACCGCGACGAGCTGGCGCGCGCCGAGCAGCGGATGCGGATCGCGTCCCTGGCCGAGAAGGCGCTCGACGAGCTCGGCCTCGACCCCGAGGTGCTGACCGCCGAGTACGGCCCCGACCAGCCCGTGCCGGTGCTCACCGACGCCGACGGCGGTGCGCTGGACCCCGACGGGGAGCAGCCCGAGCCCGTCCCCTTCGTGCGGGCCGACCAGGAGAAGCGGCTGCGCCGCGCCCAGCGCAACCTCGACCTGCTGGGGCGGGTCAACCCGCTCGCCCTGGAGGAGTTCGAGGCGATGAGCGAGCGCCACCGCTTCCTCGCCGAGCAGCTGGACGATCTCAAGCGCACCCGCGCCGACCTGCTCGGCATCATCGCGGACGTGGACGCCCGGGTGGAGGAGGTGTTCGCGCAGGCCTACGCCGACGTCGAGGAGGCCTTCGAGTTCACCTTCTCGCGGCTGTTCCCCGGCGGGGAGGGCCGCCTGATCCTCACCGATCCCGGAAACTGGCTCACCACCGGAGTCGACGTCGAGGCCCGGCCGGCCGGCAAGAAGGTCAAGCGGCTGAGCCTGCTGTCGGGCGGCGAGCGCTCGCTGGTCGCCGTCGCGTTCCTGACGGCGCTGTTCCGGGCGCGCCCGAGCCCGTTCTACATCCTGGACGAGGTCGAGGCGGCGCTGGACGACACCAACCTGGGACGCCTGCTCGGCATCTACGAGGAACTGCGCGAGAACAGCCAGATGCTGGTCATCACGCACCAGAAGCGAACGATGGAGATCGCCGACGCGCTCTACGGCGTGACGATGCGCGACGAGGGGATCTCGACGGTGATCAGCCAGCGGTTGCGCGCCGACGAGGCGAGCTGA
- the ftsY gene encoding signal recognition particle-docking protein FtsY: MLPVDVILWIVLGVVVLVSGVTVAVVVSRRRAAELERRRREELPAAPSAPTPTAPEAPAAEAPSGTIAPTPAAPTTEEPEQAGTRMARLRRRLAGSNNVLAQALLGLISSDRLDADTWDDFEATLIGSDLGVGPTTELVDTLRRELSIDGVADPTRAREVLHRELVRITDPTLDRALNLDAADGLPAVILVVGVNGTGKTTTVGKLARLLVAEGRTVLLGAADTFRAAAAEQLQTWGDRVGVETVRGAEGADPASVAFEAVDAGVEKGVDVVLIDTAGRLHNKSNLMDELGKIRRVISKRAPITECLLLLDATTGQNGLIQARVFNEVTDVTGIVLSKLDGSAKGGIVVQVQRELGVPVKFVGLGEGADDLAPFTADGFVDGLLGE, encoded by the coding sequence GTGCTTCCCGTTGATGTGATCCTGTGGATCGTCCTGGGCGTGGTCGTCCTCGTCTCGGGCGTGACGGTCGCCGTCGTCGTCTCCCGGCGCCGCGCCGCCGAGCTCGAACGCCGCCGCCGCGAGGAACTGCCCGCGGCCCCGTCCGCCCCCACGCCCACCGCCCCGGAGGCGCCCGCCGCGGAGGCGCCGAGCGGCACGATCGCCCCGACGCCCGCGGCGCCGACGACCGAGGAGCCCGAGCAGGCCGGGACGCGGATGGCGCGGCTGCGCCGCCGGCTGGCCGGCTCCAACAACGTCCTGGCTCAGGCCCTGCTCGGCCTCATCAGCAGCGATCGGCTCGACGCCGACACCTGGGACGACTTCGAGGCCACCCTGATCGGCTCCGACCTCGGCGTGGGCCCGACCACCGAGCTCGTCGACACCCTGCGTCGCGAACTGTCGATCGACGGCGTCGCCGACCCGACCCGCGCCCGCGAGGTGCTGCACCGCGAACTGGTCCGCATCACCGACCCGACGCTGGACCGCGCGCTGAACCTCGACGCCGCGGACGGGCTGCCCGCCGTGATCCTCGTCGTCGGCGTGAACGGAACGGGCAAGACCACCACCGTCGGCAAGCTCGCCCGGCTGCTGGTCGCCGAGGGCAGGACGGTGCTGCTGGGCGCGGCCGACACGTTCCGGGCCGCCGCCGCCGAACAGCTCCAGACCTGGGGCGACCGCGTGGGCGTGGAGACCGTCCGGGGCGCCGAAGGCGCCGACCCGGCGTCCGTGGCCTTCGAGGCCGTGGACGCGGGGGTCGAGAAGGGGGTCGACGTCGTCCTCATCGACACCGCGGGCCGGCTGCACAACAAGTCCAACCTCATGGACGAGCTGGGCAAGATCCGGCGCGTCATCTCCAAGCGCGCCCCGATCACCGAGTGCCTGCTGCTGCTGGACGCCACCACCGGCCAGAACGGCCTGATCCAGGCGCGGGTGTTCAACGAGGTCACCGACGTGACCGGCATCGTCTTGTCCAAGCTCGACGGCTCCGCCAAGGGCGGCATCGTCGTCCAGGTGCAGCGCGAACTCGGCGTCCCGGTGAAGTTCGTCGGGCTGGGGGAGGGCGCCGACGACCTGGCCCCGTTCACCGCCGACGGCTTCGTGGACGGGCTGCTCGGTGAGTGA
- a CDS encoding GNAT family N-acetyltransferase, with product MSEAPAAVLRPATEADVPAIVAIYNASVAVNTASWDTEPQTVAERLAWFRGRVEAGQAVLVADLEGRVIGWASWGTFRPKAGYRLSMEHTLYVDESARGHGVGRLLMTGIIDTATAAGVHALVGAVSSENEVSIALHERFGFVEVGRMPQVGAKFGRWLDLVWLQKLLDDRPAP from the coding sequence GTGAGTGAGGCCCCCGCGGCGGTGCTGCGTCCCGCCACGGAGGCCGACGTGCCCGCCATCGTCGCGATCTACAACGCCTCGGTCGCGGTCAACACGGCCAGCTGGGACACCGAGCCCCAGACCGTCGCTGAGCGCCTGGCCTGGTTCCGCGGCCGCGTCGAGGCGGGTCAGGCCGTGCTCGTGGCGGACCTGGAGGGCCGCGTCATCGGCTGGGCGTCGTGGGGCACCTTCCGCCCCAAGGCCGGCTACCGGCTCAGCATGGAGCACACCCTCTACGTGGACGAGTCCGCGCGCGGCCACGGCGTCGGGCGCCTGCTGATGACCGGGATCATCGACACCGCCACCGCCGCCGGCGTGCACGCGCTGGTGGGCGCGGTCAGCTCCGAGAACGAGGTCTCGATCGCGCTGCACGAGCGCTTCGGCTTCGTCGAGGTCGGCCGGATGCCGCAGGTGGGCGCCAAGTTCGGCCGCTGGCTCGACCTGGTGTGGCTGCAGAAGCTCCTGGACGACCGCCCCGCGCCCTGA
- the ffh gene encoding signal recognition particle protein produces the protein MFDTLQDRLQATFRNLRGKARLTDADIDATAREIRLALLEADVNLAVVKEFVAAVKARATGAELNQALNPSQQIVKIVNEELVEILGGQARQLRFAKNPPTVIMLAGLQGSGKTTLAGKLGLWLREQGHTPMLVAADLQRPNAVNQLQVVGGRAGVPVFAPEPGNGIGDPVSVARASIEEARRKYYDTVIVDTAGRLGVDAELMQQAADIRDAVNPDEILFVVDAMIGQDAVNTANAFAEGVGFDGVVLSKLDGDARGGAALSIAKVTGRPIMFASNGEALRDFDLFHPDRMASRILDMGDILTLIEQAEKTFDAEESRKAAEKLMAGKEFGLDDFLGQMQAVRKMGPMSKILGMMPGMGQMKDAIANIDEREIDRIEAIIYSMTPAERQRPDILNGSRRARIAAGSGTSVQDVNGLVNRFTETRKLMQQMGRGGGIPGMPGMGGMPGMGRPAKQQPKKKAKKGKGVSGNPARRAGTQQAPAGTPVPTNEADLQSAMADFQLPPELQKMLNQQNKR, from the coding sequence ATGTTCGACACGCTGCAAGACCGCCTCCAAGCCACGTTCCGCAACCTGCGCGGCAAGGCGCGGCTCACCGACGCCGACATCGACGCGACCGCGCGTGAGATCCGGCTGGCGCTGCTGGAGGCCGACGTCAACCTCGCCGTCGTCAAGGAGTTCGTCGCCGCGGTCAAGGCGCGCGCCACCGGTGCGGAACTGAACCAGGCGCTCAACCCCAGCCAGCAGATCGTCAAGATCGTCAACGAGGAACTGGTCGAGATCCTCGGCGGGCAGGCGCGTCAGCTCCGGTTCGCCAAGAACCCGCCCACCGTCATCATGCTCGCGGGCCTGCAGGGCTCCGGCAAGACCACGCTGGCGGGCAAGCTCGGCCTGTGGCTGCGCGAGCAGGGCCACACCCCCATGCTGGTGGCCGCCGACCTGCAGCGCCCCAACGCCGTCAACCAGCTCCAGGTCGTCGGCGGCCGCGCGGGCGTCCCGGTGTTCGCGCCCGAGCCCGGCAACGGCATCGGCGACCCGGTGAGCGTCGCGCGGGCGTCCATCGAGGAAGCCAGGCGCAAGTACTACGACACCGTCATCGTCGACACCGCCGGACGCCTCGGCGTGGACGCCGAGCTGATGCAGCAGGCCGCCGACATCCGCGACGCGGTCAACCCCGACGAGATCCTGTTCGTCGTCGACGCCATGATCGGCCAGGACGCCGTCAACACCGCCAACGCGTTCGCCGAGGGCGTGGGCTTCGACGGCGTCGTGCTCTCCAAGCTGGACGGCGACGCCCGCGGCGGCGCGGCCCTGTCGATCGCGAAGGTCACCGGCCGGCCGATCATGTTCGCCTCCAACGGCGAGGCGCTGCGGGACTTCGACCTGTTCCACCCCGACCGGATGGCCTCGCGCATCCTCGACATGGGCGACATCCTCACCCTGATCGAGCAGGCGGAGAAGACCTTCGACGCCGAGGAGTCCCGCAAGGCCGCCGAGAAGCTCATGGCCGGCAAGGAGTTCGGCCTGGACGACTTCCTCGGGCAGATGCAGGCCGTGCGCAAGATGGGCCCGATGAGCAAGATCCTGGGCATGATGCCCGGGATGGGCCAGATGAAGGACGCCATCGCCAACATCGACGAGCGCGAGATCGACCGCATCGAGGCGATCATCTACTCGATGACCCCGGCGGAGCGGCAGCGCCCCGACATCCTCAACGGCAGCCGGCGCGCCCGCATCGCGGCCGGCTCCGGCACCAGCGTCCAGGACGTGAACGGGCTGGTCAACCGGTTCACCGAGACCCGCAAGCTCATGCAGCAGATGGGACGCGGCGGCGGCATCCCCGGGATGCCCGGCATGGGCGGCATGCCCGGCATGGGCCGCCCGGCCAAGCAGCAGCCCAAGAAAAAGGCCAAGAAGGGCAAGGGCGTGTCCGGCAACCCGGCCCGCCGCGCCGGCACGCAGCAGGCCCCCGCGGGCACCCCGGTGCCCACGAACGAGGCCGACCTGCAGTCGGCGATGGCGGACTTCCAGCTGCCGCCCGAACTGCAGAAGATGCTGAACCAGCAGAACAAGCGCTGA